A region of Moorena producens PAL-8-15-08-1 DNA encodes the following proteins:
- a CDS encoding glycosyltransferase family 4 protein, whose translation MRILLICTEKLPVPCIRGGAIQTYIDGILPYLSKFHDVSVFSVTDSDLPNQHVLNGVSYQRFPTGDSDAYYQAAAKFVAEEKFDLVILYNRPKYLPSIAAASPSSQFLLSMHNEMFHEEKIKPEVAETCLEKVRGVITVSKFIADGIADLFPDYRHKLNPVYAGVDLEQFQSRWSPEGSRRRQELLSSHGLTDRKIVVYVGRLSIKKGPHILISALPQILEQHPSTFLFIVGSKWYGHNEENKYVRQLKEQAKTYEDSIYLTGFIPPANVQKYFLMGDIFVCASQWQEPLARVHYEAMATGLPMVTTMRGGNAEVVIPDMNGLLISDYENPDAFAEAINSLLDNKELAEKMGRYGRHLGDKYYGWERVASDISRIISDCCLP comes from the coding sequence GTGAGGATCCTCTTAATCTGCACTGAGAAGCTTCCTGTTCCATGTATTCGAGGAGGTGCAATCCAGACTTATATTGACGGAATACTACCTTATCTAAGCAAGTTTCATGACGTTAGTGTTTTTTCTGTCACTGATTCAGATTTGCCCAATCAACATGTCCTGAATGGAGTCAGCTACCAGCGCTTCCCCACAGGTGATAGTGATGCTTACTACCAAGCAGCTGCTAAATTTGTAGCTGAGGAAAAATTCGATTTAGTCATTCTTTACAATCGCCCTAAATACTTACCCTCTATTGCTGCTGCTAGCCCTAGTAGTCAGTTTCTCCTGAGCATGCACAATGAAATGTTTCATGAGGAGAAGATTAAACCTGAGGTTGCTGAGACTTGTCTAGAGAAGGTCAGAGGAGTCATAACAGTCAGCAAATTTATTGCTGATGGAATTGCCGATCTCTTCCCTGACTACCGACATAAACTTAACCCGGTATATGCAGGAGTTGACTTAGAACAGTTTCAGTCCCGATGGTCACCGGAAGGATCTAGACGTCGCCAAGAATTGCTAAGTTCTCACGGATTGACCGATCGCAAAATCGTTGTCTATGTAGGTCGATTAAGTATTAAGAAAGGACCTCATATCCTAATTTCTGCCCTACCCCAAATTCTAGAACAACATCCATCAACATTTCTTTTTATAGTGGGTAGCAAATGGTACGGCCATAACGAGGAAAATAAATATGTTCGTCAACTGAAAGAACAAGCAAAAACCTATGAAGACTCAATTTATTTGACTGGCTTTATTCCACCGGCAAATGTCCAGAAGTACTTCCTCATGGGTGATATCTTTGTTTGTGCATCTCAATGGCAAGAACCTTTAGCACGAGTTCATTATGAAGCAATGGCAACAGGTCTTCCTATGGTTACCACAATGCGAGGAGGAAACGCAGAAGTAGTCATCCCAGATATGAACGGTCTCTTGATCAGTGACTATGAGAATCCCGATGCCTTTGCAGAAGCAATTAACTCTTTATTGGACAATAAAGAGTTAGCTGAAAAAATGGGTCGATACGGACGCCATCTGGGTGATAAGTATTATGGTTGGGAGCGGGTTGCTTCAGACATTTCCCGGATTATTTCAGACTGCTGCCTACCCTAA
- a CDS encoding transposase family protein: MVAIETYGKVKQQWLETFLELPHSIPSHNTFSGVLALIDPTQLHECFNSWVEQ, translated from the coding sequence ATGGTAGCCATTGAAACCTATGGCAAAGTGAAACAGCAATGGTTAGAGACGTTTTTGGAATTGCCCCATAGTATTCCATCTCACAATACCTTTTCGGGAGTCTTGGCATTGATTGACCCAACTCAGTTGCATGAATGCTTCAATAGTTGGGTGGAGCAGTAA
- a CDS encoding transposase family protein, with translation MKQLIHSVINQFEALDDRRVKREPKHKLVDIVTITILASVWGR, from the coding sequence ATGAAACAGCTCATTCATAGCGTGATTAATCAGTTTGAGGCATTGGATGACCGGAGAGTCAAACGGGAACCCAAGCATAAACTTGTAGATATTGTGACCATCACCATCTTGGCTTCTGTCTGGGGCAGATAA
- a CDS encoding ABC1 kinase family protein has protein sequence MIKKEDIPTPIIDNKQRKNVKIAENLEDRRFSTLYIIRRFIIYFLGIQRRRITNKPDIQKNANELRQIFEDLGGFWVKTGQLLALRTDILPDEICEQLIRLQYEAIGFPMALVRSTIESELGAPMEKIFQDFDETPLAAASIGQVHRATLRSKRKPVIVKIQRPNLAEAFKRDLDLIKVVVNLLISFNILSYLRLDEAVSELDKIFNEELDYRYEASNTRNMRKTLKQHKIYVPKIYTKYSKRRVLVMEYIDGVLASDYIKVSNRDPVRASQWEDENDFDAEKVGEKIFLSLLRQVFEDNLYHGDLHPGNIIFLRRSKVVFIDMGSVGTLDRKLRVTYNEYTNALTYGDFSKASNYIMGLGVEIPRVNVPTVKAEMSRALESWSTKAQLKGVEFKEKSFGAATADLSKVLTKYRIPNNWTFLKMSRSFLTLDGTLQYLLPEFDFFKTSKKYNRQADKRSLKQSLEPKSIRNSINQFFDTISEYNNLILPELRQRTLAFELTSNIFALLLVVGFQSLAYLLLITEPVAVYSFLYQHYFKAIEPIHTQLAEEFFQQIPHLPYLEWIGIFILIGLSARILLAGAKVLKRKDFPQKI, from the coding sequence ATGATCAAGAAAGAAGATATCCCTACTCCTATTATTGATAACAAACAACGAAAGAACGTTAAAATAGCTGAAAATTTGGAAGATCGTCGTTTTTCTACTCTCTACATTATCCGACGATTTATTATTTACTTTTTAGGTATACAACGTCGCCGAATTACAAATAAGCCAGATATACAAAAGAATGCGAACGAGCTACGTCAGATATTTGAAGATTTGGGAGGCTTCTGGGTAAAAACGGGTCAGTTGTTAGCATTGCGAACCGATATTTTACCAGATGAGATTTGTGAGCAGTTAATACGTCTTCAGTATGAAGCGATTGGATTCCCTATGGCTTTAGTTAGATCAACAATTGAGTCAGAGCTAGGAGCACCCATGGAAAAAATATTTCAAGATTTTGATGAGACTCCTTTGGCAGCTGCATCAATTGGTCAGGTTCATAGAGCAACGTTGCGAAGTAAAAGAAAACCGGTAATCGTTAAAATTCAACGTCCAAATTTAGCCGAAGCATTCAAGCGAGATTTGGATTTAATTAAAGTCGTTGTCAACCTGTTAATTTCTTTTAATATTCTGAGTTACCTACGTTTAGATGAAGCAGTATCGGAGTTAGATAAAATATTTAATGAGGAATTAGATTATCGCTATGAAGCATCTAATACTCGTAATATGAGAAAAACCCTAAAGCAGCATAAAATATATGTTCCAAAGATTTATACCAAATATTCTAAACGTCGAGTTTTAGTTATGGAATATATCGATGGGGTTCTTGCCTCTGATTATATTAAAGTATCGAATAGGGATCCCGTCAGAGCCTCTCAATGGGAGGATGAAAATGACTTTGATGCTGAAAAAGTAGGTGAAAAGATATTTCTTTCATTACTTCGACAAGTATTTGAAGATAACTTGTACCATGGAGATCTACATCCAGGCAATATTATTTTCTTGCGTCGGAGCAAAGTCGTATTCATTGACATGGGTAGCGTGGGAACCCTGGATAGGAAATTGAGGGTGACTTATAATGAGTATACGAATGCATTGACATATGGAGATTTTAGCAAAGCGTCTAATTACATCATGGGGTTGGGTGTTGAGATTCCCAGAGTTAATGTACCTACAGTCAAGGCAGAGATGTCGCGTGCTCTAGAGAGTTGGTCCACCAAAGCGCAACTTAAAGGGGTAGAGTTTAAAGAAAAGTCTTTTGGTGCGGCAACGGCTGACTTATCTAAAGTGCTGACCAAATATCGTATTCCAAATAATTGGACTTTTCTCAAAATGAGTCGATCTTTTTTAACTCTAGATGGTACACTGCAGTACCTATTACCTGAATTTGATTTCTTCAAGACATCTAAAAAATATAATCGCCAGGCAGATAAACGTTCTCTCAAACAAAGTTTAGAGCCAAAAAGTATTAGAAATTCGATTAACCAGTTCTTTGATACTATTAGCGAGTACAATAACCTGATTTTACCTGAGTTGCGACAACGAACCCTCGCATTTGAGTTAACCAGTAATATTTTTGCACTGTTGCTGGTAGTAGGTTTCCAATCTCTCGCCTATTTACTCCTAATAACTGAACCAGTGGCAGTTTATAGTTTCCTTTATCAACATTATTTTAAAGCGATTGAACCTATTCATACTCAACTGGCTGAAGAGTTTTTTCAACAAATTCCCCATCTTCCATATCTGGAATGGATTGGTATTTTTATACTGATTGGTCTCAGTGCTAGAATACTGCTTGCAGGAGCAAAAGTTCTGAAGCGTAAAGACTTTCCTCAGAAAATATAA
- a CDS encoding transposase, with protein MCYVQRSGSQLNMLHHDFQPHPRVYGYFRKWQPLWVWAENPWPIASSTPITNGR; from the coding sequence ATCTGCTATGTGCAGCGTAGTGGATCCCAGTTGAACATGCTGCACCATGACTTTCAACCTCACCCAAGGGTCTATGGTTATTTCCGTAAATGGCAACCGCTTTGGGTATGGGCTGAGAATCCATGGCCAATTGCGTCATCCACTCCGATCACAAATGGGAGGTGA
- a CDS encoding aspartate aminotransferase family protein, whose amino-acid sequence MTEINQFPLTMAEEWCENTTEYPLHEQLEKISVLEKEKLDSSTTIDSQTLRQIDQEYLCWGDTVHYQERPIIVTGCKGGLVFDDEGKSYIDTGMWHSSCNFGYRNPEIESEVTKQLHTLPQANGDFLHREKLLIAKQVVDAMYERTGVKGRVSFNVGGALVVEDALKIIRKNTRKNKVAVMMGGYHGRSLGTLNLSSSHRYRQYFNEFSERAVMFPFANCAQCFYEKERETCDLYCESMIRKAFSNEFYGIASETSSEVGAIVVEPCQGRGYTIPPRDFFKGFISELRQKHGLLVFDDEIQVGMYRTGKLFAFEHFGFVPDIITLSKSFTNGLSPVSLVWAREDLVAPDFFTPGHAHSNFANHPLGTAAALATWRYMLAQDYETSVPAKGLYFLTKLKELQARHSCVYSVDGLGLILNMVFADEKGTPYKGSAKLAASIAQDNDFIWKDQSWRMILQTGGYDLNVLKFAPYLDISYEEIDCTIGVLDQVLQKLDILLCPTAETAGAI is encoded by the coding sequence ATGACTGAGATTAATCAATTCCCGTTAACAATGGCTGAAGAGTGGTGTGAAAATACTACCGAATACCCCTTGCATGAACAATTGGAAAAAATATCAGTTTTAGAGAAAGAAAAACTAGATTCATCAACTACAATCGACAGCCAGACTCTTCGCCAAATTGATCAGGAATACCTGTGTTGGGGGGATACGGTTCACTATCAAGAGCGACCAATCATCGTAACTGGTTGTAAGGGGGGATTGGTTTTCGACGATGAGGGCAAATCCTATATCGATACCGGAATGTGGCACTCAAGTTGTAACTTCGGCTATCGAAATCCAGAGATTGAATCAGAGGTTACTAAACAACTCCATACATTACCTCAAGCCAATGGCGACTTTCTACATCGTGAAAAATTATTAATCGCGAAACAAGTAGTAGATGCGATGTATGAAAGAACCGGTGTCAAAGGCCGAGTCTCTTTCAATGTTGGCGGCGCACTTGTGGTGGAAGATGCCCTAAAGATTATTCGTAAGAACACCCGCAAGAATAAAGTAGCTGTGATGATGGGTGGTTATCATGGTCGCTCTCTTGGTACTCTCAACCTTTCGAGTAGTCATAGATATCGACAGTACTTTAATGAGTTCTCAGAACGGGCAGTTATGTTTCCGTTTGCTAACTGCGCTCAGTGTTTCTATGAAAAAGAACGAGAAACCTGTGACTTATACTGCGAGAGCATGATTCGGAAGGCATTCTCCAACGAATTTTATGGCATCGCAAGTGAGACCAGTTCAGAAGTCGGTGCGATAGTTGTAGAACCTTGTCAAGGACGAGGCTACACCATCCCACCCAGGGATTTCTTTAAAGGGTTTATCAGTGAGTTACGACAAAAGCACGGACTTCTTGTCTTTGATGACGAAATTCAAGTTGGTATGTACCGTACTGGTAAATTATTTGCCTTCGAACATTTTGGGTTTGTCCCAGATATTATTACGTTGAGCAAATCCTTCACCAATGGTTTGAGTCCAGTTAGCTTAGTCTGGGCACGAGAAGACCTAGTAGCACCAGACTTTTTCACTCCTGGACACGCCCATAGCAACTTTGCTAACCATCCTCTGGGAACTGCTGCTGCTTTAGCAACATGGCGTTATATGCTGGCACAAGACTACGAAACATCAGTACCAGCAAAAGGTTTGTACTTTTTGACCAAACTCAAAGAACTCCAAGCCCGTCATTCCTGTGTCTATAGCGTAGATGGACTGGGACTTATACTGAACATGGTTTTTGCTGATGAAAAAGGTACACCTTACAAAGGGTCTGCCAAACTAGCAGCAAGCATTGCTCAGGATAATGATTTTATTTGGAAAGATCAGAGTTGGCGCATGATTCTCCAAACCGGAGGATATGACCTGAACGTTTTGAAATTTGCTCCTTATCTTGATATCAGCTACGAAGAAATTGATTGCACTATTGGTGTTTTAGATCAAGTGCTACAAAAGCTTGATATCCTATTATGTCCAACCGCTGAAACCGCAGGAGCTATTTGA
- a CDS encoding zinc-dependent alcohol dehydrogenase yields MRAAVLSKANQVDIREFTEPSKTQDNEVIAKVEFVGVCKTDQQLTAAGLDKECILGHEVVCSLPNQNGHFALNNEISCGKCSYCLEGLTSHCINLKELGVNEHGGYADQICAPINSLHPFEFSNPSLGVLIEPLSCAVRGVKRILAAVNLLATSHPNVLVIGGGISGTLITYLLNHSPNFKGEIKVYDITKEPLPWLNKLGIERIDVPEPNQAHVVVECSGSPGGLATALDLVRKGGLVCIYGVPKQGISLPISPHELFMREIAVVTSFAGATDETIAAAIASIKGDEAFFEQLLGRFIPLEKLPIELTNWSPQPGTRTVVDLDA; encoded by the coding sequence ATGAGAGCAGCAGTTTTATCCAAAGCCAATCAAGTAGACATTCGCGAGTTTACTGAGCCTAGCAAAACTCAAGATAATGAAGTCATTGCTAAGGTAGAATTTGTGGGAGTCTGTAAAACAGACCAGCAACTAACCGCAGCAGGCTTAGATAAAGAGTGTATTCTTGGTCATGAAGTAGTCTGTAGCTTGCCTAATCAAAACGGTCATTTTGCCCTCAATAATGAGATTTCCTGTGGAAAATGTAGTTATTGTTTAGAGGGATTAACTAGTCACTGCATCAATCTTAAAGAACTTGGAGTAAATGAACATGGAGGGTATGCTGATCAAATTTGTGCTCCTATAAATTCCCTACATCCTTTTGAATTCTCCAATCCATCTTTAGGAGTGCTCATTGAGCCTTTAAGTTGTGCAGTAAGGGGAGTAAAACGGATTCTAGCTGCTGTTAATCTATTAGCTACGTCACACCCTAACGTCCTGGTGATTGGGGGGGGGATTTCAGGAACTCTAATTACCTACCTCCTAAATCATTCCCCCAACTTCAAGGGAGAAATTAAAGTTTACGATATCACCAAAGAGCCGCTCCCTTGGCTAAACAAATTGGGAATTGAACGGATCGACGTTCCAGAACCAAACCAGGCACATGTGGTGGTCGAATGTTCCGGTTCACCAGGGGGTCTGGCTACAGCACTGGATCTTGTTCGTAAGGGCGGTTTAGTCTGTATCTATGGTGTTCCTAAACAAGGGATTTCTTTACCAATTTCTCCCCATGAGTTATTTATGCGAGAGATAGCGGTAGTGACGTCTTTTGCTGGCGCTACAGACGAAACCATTGCGGCTGCGATCGCATCCATCAAGGGCGACGAGGCATTCTTTGAACAACTGTTGGGTCGGTTTATCCCTCTTGAGAAGCTTCCTATAGAATTGACTAATTGGAGTCCACAGCCTGGAACCCGAACTGTTGTAGATCTCGACGCTTGA
- the hxpB gene encoding hexitol phosphatase HxpB, with protein sequence MQDVAVIFDMDGLLIDSEPFWSKVEIEVFNDLGIPMNESMSSQTMGLRNDEVVKYWYARFPWTGMSQAEVCRTMIARMSELLMTMGQPMPGAIEAVNLCRELNLPLALATSSPMGLIDTVLKRLDLKDAFDVITSAEAEEFGKPHPAVYLTASRRLGIEPTKCVALEDSVRGVISAKAASMACIAVPAPENLEDERFAIADVTLNSLEQITEPWLKTFLAQYS encoded by the coding sequence ATGCAGGATGTAGCTGTGATCTTTGATATGGATGGTTTACTAATTGATAGTGAACCGTTCTGGTCTAAGGTAGAAATCGAAGTCTTCAATGACCTTGGCATTCCCATGAACGAGAGTATGTCTTCTCAAACAATGGGTTTGCGAAACGATGAGGTGGTCAAGTATTGGTATGCTCGATTTCCTTGGACTGGTATGAGCCAAGCTGAGGTATGTCGAACAATGATCGCTCGGATGAGTGAGCTATTGATGACAATGGGACAACCGATGCCAGGTGCAATTGAAGCCGTAAACTTGTGTCGGGAATTAAACTTACCCCTAGCCCTAGCAACGTCATCTCCCATGGGTCTAATTGATACAGTACTCAAACGGCTCGATTTAAAAGATGCCTTTGATGTGATTACATCAGCAGAAGCCGAGGAATTTGGTAAACCCCATCCAGCAGTATATCTCACCGCTAGCCGTCGTCTGGGTATAGAACCAACAAAGTGTGTTGCCTTAGAGGATTCGGTTCGTGGCGTGATTAGTGCCAAAGCTGCCAGCATGGCATGTATTGCAGTTCCAGCACCAGAAAATCTAGAGGATGAACGTTTTGCGATCGCAGATGTCACCCTTAATTCACTAGAACAGATCACTGAGCCTTGGCTGAAAACGTTTTTAGCTCAATATAGCTAG